From one Formosa sediminum genomic stretch:
- a CDS encoding glycoside hydrolase family 130 protein, which translates to MAVPVIRKNLYFKPDSSRVVARFFNNGDLRTINLVKRIMLLNDLQIKQELEKTLKGFVGRHRNISEIFLKHANNYKNLIQSIDIDYDKLSLERRLLLGAYSTMEYSIESTALFNPSIIEDLDQSFLAEGEKRVIISFRATGEGHLSSIVFRKGILDASNNLRMIETHKHIDLPDIIKKKTYDKKRFMKKMEEMHIPKTYSSPFMDSLPDKFEYDTLKNAIREMLKLDIGEQRKKALNEMTWLIDSYYDIEFNEDSKISGRAILPISPSESRGIEDARFVRFTDDDGSEKIYATYTAYDGFTILPKLLSTNDFINFRIMPMHGHGAQNKNFALFPRKIKGKYAMLARIDGVNNYLFYSDRITLWNDPIKIQEPKYPWEFTQIGNCGSPIYTKYGWLVITHGVGAMRRYCIGASLLDLEDPTKEIGRLKEPLLSPLEEEREGYVPNVVYSCGSIIHNNHLILPYAVSDYASSYVTINMDDLLTALITEV; encoded by the coding sequence ATGGCGGTTCCTGTAATTCGTAAAAATCTATATTTTAAACCAGACTCTAGTCGAGTAGTAGCCCGTTTTTTTAATAATGGTGATCTTAGAACCATCAATTTAGTAAAGCGGATAATGCTTTTAAATGACTTGCAAATTAAGCAAGAACTTGAAAAAACCTTGAAAGGCTTTGTGGGCAGACATAGAAATATCTCTGAAATTTTTTTAAAACACGCTAATAATTATAAAAACCTCATTCAATCTATTGATATAGATTACGATAAACTTTCTCTAGAACGTCGCCTATTACTCGGAGCTTATAGTACCATGGAGTATTCCATAGAATCTACTGCACTATTTAATCCATCTATTATCGAAGATCTTGATCAATCATTTTTGGCAGAAGGAGAAAAAAGAGTCATTATATCTTTTAGGGCAACGGGAGAAGGACATTTATCCTCTATTGTTTTTAGAAAGGGAATTTTAGACGCATCTAATAACCTGCGAATGATTGAGACGCATAAACACATTGACCTTCCTGATATTATAAAGAAGAAAACATATGACAAAAAAAGGTTTATGAAGAAAATGGAAGAAATGCATATTCCAAAAACATATTCTTCTCCGTTTATGGATTCATTACCTGATAAATTTGAATATGATACTTTAAAAAATGCGATTAGGGAAATGCTAAAGCTCGATATTGGCGAGCAAAGAAAAAAAGCACTTAACGAAATGACCTGGCTTATAGACTCTTATTATGATATTGAGTTTAATGAAGACTCTAAAATATCTGGTCGTGCTATTTTACCTATATCCCCTTCAGAAAGTCGAGGGATTGAAGATGCTAGATTTGTACGTTTTACCGACGACGACGGCTCAGAAAAAATATATGCAACGTATACAGCGTACGATGGGTTTACTATACTTCCTAAATTACTTTCAACAAACGATTTTATAAATTTTAGAATAATGCCCATGCATGGGCATGGAGCACAGAATAAAAACTTTGCCCTATTTCCCCGAAAAATTAAGGGCAAATATGCCATGTTGGCAAGAATAGATGGCGTTAATAATTATCTTTTCTATTCAGACAGAATTACTTTATGGAACGATCCCATAAAAATTCAGGAACCTAAATATCCTTGGGAGTTTACACAAATAGGAAATTGTGGCTCTCCCATTTATACCAAATATGGTTGGCTAGTTATCACGCATGGAGTTGGAGCTATGAGGCGTTATTGTATTGGAGCCTCTCTTTTAGATTTGGAAGATCCGACAAAAGAAATTGGTCGATTAAAAGAACCGCTTCTATCTCCCTTAGAAGAAGAACGAGAGGGGTATGTGCCTAATGTTGTATATTCCTGCGGGAGTATAATACATAATAATCATTTAATTTTGCCCTATGCTGTATCGGACTATGCATCCTCTTATGTAACCATTAATATGGATGATTTATTAACAGCGCTTATAACTGAAGTATAA
- a CDS encoding efflux RND transporter permease subunit: MKVSHCEPELHHRKTIKAFEKMEEQHTHNTPRKEGAIGYMARNSIATNLLMILLLVGGLFTMYNIQKEVFPEFQLDFVEVSVAYPGASPVEVEQGVLQPVEEAVRGVQGIKEIVSEASEGTADVSIELVAGADRMQVFQDIDQAINRIRTFPDDIERPEVRLQSRQRDVLQIGLYGDLDVWTLRALAERLRTLLLNNPEISQVELGNVPDFETRIEIPRRTLQQYNITLGQVADIIQQSSNDVPAGSVQTQSGEILLRMQERKQWAKEFGNITIVSSEAGGKVTLNDIATITDGFEETGFHGQFNQQNYVELRIFRIGDQSPLDIAEVTQQIVKDFQLPPGVQYRTDSNRAADYKERLTLLTENGVLAIIIVLVILTLFLEYRLAFWVMMGMTVSFIGGMILLPLIGVSVNMISMFGFLVVLGIVVDDAIVVGENVYDYRQQGLSPMKAAIAGAKDVSLPVTFSIVTTIIAFVPLLFMPGETGKFWQPLPAVVIVILAVSLLEALFILPSHLGHLKATPSKHKWVLKLEGWQAAFAKGFDQFIDRYYRPYLDVCLKYRYITLSVAITILLIVGGYGYSGHMGMIMMPEVAADEIEAGVRLPVGTTPDQAAKVAHAISASTQRMFEEHNLYEAAEGIKTNVRGQNFIDVEIVMLPPDQRDITAAEVIALWRDNIGDIEGVDQITFEAERGPGGARQDISVDLSHSDIEVLEQASETFVTRMQAYANTRDVTDNYNKGKTQYDFKLLPQGRNLGLTSDAVGRQVRNGFFGALAMRQLRGMNEIEVRVKLPIEERKDLKHLEKFLIQTPDGTEVPLLDVVTIEPREAFSSINRRDGRRVVNVGMDVEPANAVGRVLASVQRETLPQLRADFPGLTWTFEGSQADMRESTNTLKFGFSLAMLLIYALLAIAFQSYIQPIIVMTAIPFGIVGAVIGHIILGYDLSLVSLMGVIALSGVVVNDSLIMIDFANKRRQAGDAIYESIHEAGLRRFRPIMLTTMTTFGGLAPIILETSSQAMYLIPMAISLGFGIVFATAIILVIVPCLYLALEDLRLLILKGRTVRVVDVVED; the protein is encoded by the coding sequence GTGAAGGTATCGCATTGCGAACCCGAACTACACCACAGAAAAACCATTAAGGCGTTCGAAAAGATGGAAGAGCAGCACACACATAACACACCACGAAAAGAAGGCGCTATTGGCTATATGGCAAGGAATTCTATAGCCACTAATTTACTTATGATCTTACTTTTGGTGGGCGGTTTGTTTACCATGTATAACATCCAAAAAGAAGTGTTTCCTGAGTTTCAGCTTGACTTTGTAGAGGTGTCTGTGGCATATCCAGGAGCTTCTCCCGTAGAGGTTGAACAAGGCGTGTTACAACCTGTAGAGGAAGCCGTACGTGGGGTGCAGGGGATAAAAGAAATTGTGTCTGAAGCTAGTGAAGGTACTGCCGATGTTAGTATAGAGTTGGTTGCAGGTGCAGATCGAATGCAAGTATTTCAAGATATTGATCAGGCTATTAATAGGATACGTACTTTTCCAGACGATATTGAGCGGCCCGAAGTGCGGTTACAATCTAGGCAACGGGATGTATTGCAAATAGGACTTTATGGGGATTTAGATGTATGGACTTTACGGGCTTTGGCAGAACGTTTGCGTACGTTATTATTAAATAACCCTGAGATTTCACAAGTAGAATTAGGGAATGTTCCAGATTTTGAAACCCGTATTGAAATTCCGAGACGTACCCTACAGCAATACAATATCACTTTAGGACAAGTTGCCGATATTATTCAGCAGAGTAGTAATGATGTGCCAGCAGGATCTGTACAAACCCAAAGCGGAGAAATTTTACTGCGTATGCAAGAGCGTAAGCAATGGGCAAAAGAATTTGGTAATATTACTATAGTATCTTCTGAAGCGGGCGGTAAAGTTACTTTAAATGATATCGCTACCATTACCGATGGTTTTGAAGAAACCGGATTTCACGGCCAATTTAATCAGCAAAATTATGTGGAATTACGCATTTTCAGAATTGGAGATCAATCCCCATTAGATATAGCAGAAGTCACCCAACAGATTGTTAAAGACTTTCAATTGCCACCAGGAGTGCAGTATCGCACAGATAGTAATCGGGCAGCCGATTATAAAGAACGCTTAACATTATTAACAGAAAATGGGGTGCTTGCCATTATTATTGTGCTCGTTATACTGACTTTGTTTTTAGAATATCGATTGGCATTTTGGGTTATGATGGGGATGACAGTGTCGTTTATTGGAGGGATGATTTTGTTACCGCTAATAGGGGTAAGTGTTAACATGATATCTATGTTTGGTTTTCTTGTGGTTTTAGGAATTGTTGTAGATGATGCTATAGTTGTAGGTGAAAATGTGTACGACTACAGGCAACAAGGCCTTAGTCCGATGAAAGCAGCCATAGCAGGCGCTAAAGATGTGTCTTTACCGGTAACCTTTAGTATCGTTACCACCATTATAGCTTTTGTGCCGTTGTTGTTTATGCCTGGCGAAACTGGAAAATTCTGGCAGCCACTACCGGCTGTGGTGATTGTTATATTAGCGGTATCGCTTTTAGAAGCACTTTTTATATTACCCTCTCACTTGGGACATTTAAAGGCAACCCCCTCAAAACACAAATGGGTTTTAAAACTTGAAGGTTGGCAGGCTGCTTTTGCCAAAGGGTTTGATCAGTTTATTGATCGGTATTACAGACCCTATTTAGATGTGTGTTTAAAATACAGATACATTACGTTAAGTGTAGCCATAACCATTTTATTAATTGTTGGCGGCTATGGCTATAGCGGACATATGGGGATGATTATGATGCCAGAAGTTGCTGCAGATGAAATTGAAGCAGGAGTACGACTTCCTGTTGGTACAACGCCCGATCAAGCCGCTAAAGTGGCACATGCAATTTCGGCGTCTACCCAACGTATGTTTGAAGAACATAATTTATACGAAGCTGCTGAAGGGATAAAAACCAATGTGCGCGGACAAAATTTTATAGATGTAGAGATTGTTATGCTTCCGCCAGATCAAAGAGATATTACAGCAGCCGAAGTGATTGCATTATGGCGCGATAATATTGGCGATATAGAAGGTGTAGACCAAATTACTTTTGAAGCCGAACGTGGTCCGGGAGGCGCAAGGCAAGATATAAGTGTTGATTTAAGTCACTCCGATATTGAGGTGTTAGAACAGGCTAGTGAAACTTTTGTGACCCGTATGCAGGCTTATGCAAACACACGTGATGTAACAGATAACTATAACAAAGGGAAAACCCAATACGATTTTAAACTCTTACCACAAGGGCGTAACTTAGGACTAACCTCTGATGCTGTTGGTAGGCAAGTACGTAATGGTTTTTTCGGAGCGTTAGCAATGCGGCAATTGCGTGGCATGAATGAAATAGAAGTTCGGGTAAAACTCCCTATAGAAGAACGTAAAGATTTAAAGCACTTAGAAAAGTTTTTGATTCAAACCCCAGACGGGACAGAAGTACCTTTATTAGATGTTGTAACTATAGAACCTCGAGAGGCTTTTAGTAGTATAAATCGTAGAGATGGTAGACGTGTTGTTAATGTGGGGATGGATGTTGAGCCCGCCAATGCCGTTGGGCGTGTTCTAGCCTCGGTACAGCGAGAAACTTTGCCACAATTACGAGCCGATTTTCCTGGGCTCACTTGGACCTTTGAAGGCAGTCAGGCCGATATGAGAGAAAGCACAAATACCCTTAAGTTTGGATTTTCATTGGCCATGTTACTTATTTATGCATTATTAGCCATAGCCTTTCAGAGTTATATTCAACCTATAATAGTCATGACTGCTATACCATTTGGGATTGTAGGTGCGGTTATTGGTCATATTATTTTGGGTTACGATTTATCATTAGTCAGTTTAATGGGGGTTATTGCATTGTCTGGTGTTGTAGTAAACGATTCACTAATTATGATTGACTTTGCCAACAAACGGCGCCAAGCAGGAGATGCGATTTACGAATCTATCCACGAAGCAGGTTTAAGGCGTTTCCGACCAATAATGCTCACTACTATGACTACGTTTGGGGGCTTGGCACCAATTATTTTAGAGACGTCTAGCCAAGCCATGTATTTAATACCTATGGCCATATCCTTAGGATTCGGAATTGTATTTGCAACAGCCATTATTCTTGTTATCGTACCTTGTTTGTATTTGGCGTTAGAAGATTTGCGATTGCTTATTTTAAAAGGGCGCACTGTACGGGTTGTAGATGTCGTAGAAGATTAA
- the mnmE gene encoding tRNA uridine-5-carboxymethylaminomethyl(34) synthesis GTPase MnmE: MNYNDTIIALATPSGAGAIAVIRLSGKDAIGLASGAFKSVSGKTLANQATHTIHLGHILDDTRVIDEVLVSIFKNPKSYTGEDVIEISCHGSSYIQQEIIQLFLRKGCRMADAGEFTLRAFLNGKLDLSQAEAVADLISSDNAASHQIAMQQMRGGFSSEIAKLREELLNFASLIELELDFAEEDVAFADRTQFRELISRITFVLKRLIDSFAVGNVIKNGIPVAIVGEPNVGKSTLLNALLNEERAIVSDIAGTTRDTIEDELSIGGIGFRFIDTAGIRETSDVVEGLGIKKTFEKIEQSQVVVFLFDGTTLETEAAIAGCKIEVEKVKNKYPLKPMVIIVNKVDQLSDTAITLLKSTIPEVHLLSAKTGLGVEALKTKLSDFVNTGALRNNDTIVTNTRHYDALLKAFEEIQKVQHGLDTDLSSDLMAIDIREALYHFGVITGQVTNDELLGNIFANFCIGK, from the coding sequence ATGAATTATAACGATACAATTATTGCATTAGCAACACCTTCAGGAGCTGGTGCCATTGCGGTGATCCGCTTGTCAGGTAAGGATGCTATAGGTTTGGCGAGTGGGGCTTTTAAATCTGTTAGTGGGAAAACGTTAGCCAATCAGGCGACGCATACCATACATTTGGGTCATATTTTAGATGATACACGTGTCATTGATGAGGTTTTGGTTTCTATTTTCAAGAATCCGAAATCGTATACTGGCGAAGATGTGATTGAAATTTCTTGTCATGGTTCGTCGTATATTCAGCAGGAGATTATCCAATTATTTCTTAGAAAAGGCTGTAGAATGGCCGATGCAGGTGAATTTACCTTACGTGCCTTTTTAAATGGAAAATTAGATTTAAGTCAGGCCGAGGCTGTTGCCGATTTAATTTCGAGTGATAATGCAGCCTCTCACCAAATAGCCATGCAACAAATGCGTGGCGGATTCTCGTCTGAAATCGCTAAACTTCGTGAAGAATTATTAAATTTTGCTTCGTTAATAGAATTGGAATTAGACTTTGCAGAAGAAGATGTTGCTTTTGCAGATCGCACCCAATTTCGTGAATTAATTAGTCGCATTACCTTTGTATTAAAACGTTTAATCGATTCGTTTGCAGTTGGAAACGTTATTAAAAACGGGATTCCAGTGGCTATTGTTGGCGAACCAAACGTAGGAAAGTCTACGTTGCTAAACGCACTTTTAAATGAAGAACGTGCCATTGTAAGTGATATTGCAGGAACGACTCGAGATACTATAGAAGACGAATTAAGCATAGGCGGTATTGGATTTCGTTTTATAGATACTGCAGGTATTCGTGAAACAAGCGATGTGGTAGAAGGTTTAGGGATTAAAAAAACCTTCGAAAAAATAGAACAATCTCAGGTGGTTGTATTTCTTTTTGATGGTACAACTTTAGAAACAGAAGCAGCTATCGCAGGTTGTAAAATAGAAGTGGAGAAAGTAAAAAACAAATATCCATTAAAACCTATGGTTATTATCGTGAATAAAGTCGACCAGCTTTCCGATACGGCCATTACGTTATTAAAATCGACCATTCCCGAAGTCCATTTACTGTCTGCTAAAACAGGTTTAGGAGTAGAAGCATTAAAAACAAAACTGTCAGATTTTGTGAATACGGGTGCATTACGTAACAACGACACGATAGTAACCAATACCAGGCATTATGATGCTTTATTAAAAGCCTTTGAAGAGATTCAGAAAGTGCAACATGGTTTAGACACCGACTTATCGAGTGATTTAATGGCGATAGATATTCGTGAAGCTCTGTATCATTTTGGCGTAATCACTGGACAGGTAACCAATGATGAACTTTTAGGTAATATTTTTGCCAATTTCTGTATCGGGAAATAA
- a CDS encoding YciE/YciF ferroxidase family protein: protein MKTLKDLFENQLKDLFSAESQLIKALPQVEKKANDSKLKEAFKSHLEETKGHKKRLEEICDALGISAKGETCKAMKGLIKETESFMDEADSKEVMDAGLIAEAQRVEHYEISGYGTAVRYAKELGYDDIASKLQKTLDEEYNADNKLDKLAESRLNEKAIS from the coding sequence ATGAAAACTTTAAAAGATTTATTCGAAAACCAATTGAAAGATTTATTTAGTGCAGAAAGCCAATTAATTAAAGCACTACCTCAAGTAGAAAAAAAAGCAAATGATAGTAAATTAAAGGAAGCTTTTAAAAGCCATTTAGAAGAAACTAAAGGTCATAAAAAAAGACTTGAAGAAATTTGTGATGCATTAGGCATTTCTGCAAAAGGAGAAACATGTAAAGCCATGAAAGGCTTAATTAAGGAAACCGAAAGTTTTATGGATGAAGCAGATAGTAAAGAAGTTATGGATGCAGGTCTTATAGCTGAAGCCCAACGTGTAGAACATTATGAGATTTCTGGTTATGGTACAGCAGTGCGTTATGCTAAAGAATTAGGATACGATGACATTGCTTCAAAATTGCAAAAAACTCTGGATGAAGAGTATAATGCAGATAATAAGTTAGATAAACTAGCAGAGAGTAGACTTAATGAAAAAGCGATTAGTTAA
- a CDS encoding glycosyltransferase, producing MLDNLNLNSKRAAKLLNQKKIDLKQHKAKHLKLNSNNLPKILLVATYPPRECGIATYTYDLKKALKTQFEDSFDIKICALKSSSDIHEYTNEDIDLILNPESSQSLITVANKINTDKDMEMVMIQHEFGLFHKNEEGFLNFLKAIHKPISLSFHTVLPNPNKDLEKNVKDLVSTAKVVTVMTKSSADLLIDTYGINPNKIEIISHGTHLVKHQDKSLLKEKYRVSHRKVISTFGFLGPGKNIETTLNALPDIIKEHPEIIFLIVGKTHPTLFNEQGDAYMHFLKQKVNELNLKDHVQFVNKFVPLAELLEYLQLSDCYVFTSNDPNQAVSGTFSYAVSCGCPIVSTPIPHAKEVLNDGNGLLFDFGDSKQLATQVNGLLNNDELRQHMRMKGLHASSATSWENAAILHAQVFSKHIEKPIKLRYKKPQININHLLNMTTDVGIIQFSNINTPDIESGYTLDDNARALIAACENYKLSQNPTDTELVRKYVNFILKCQRDNCLFLNYVDKDKKFTNQNNEVNLEDANGRAIWALGYTYYLMEEGSDLDITLLQNIKYAINQFNLKIQHFNSPRALAFTIKGLYYFNLKMDDKKITEIINEAANKLVELYNFHSDIDWNWYEPYLTYANSVLPEALLFAWKATGDLRFKHIAKDTFDFLISKIFIKNSIRVISNQSWLIKGLEEKTVQTGGEQPIDVAYTILALKEFNTIFPMEDYEDKMELAFSWFLGNNHLKQIIYNPCTGGCHDGLETQNVNLNQGSESTISYLLARFAFENL from the coding sequence ATGTTAGACAACCTAAATCTTAACAGCAAAAGGGCAGCTAAACTTTTAAATCAGAAAAAAATAGATTTAAAACAGCATAAAGCAAAACATCTTAAACTGAATTCAAATAATTTACCTAAGATACTTCTTGTAGCCACTTATCCGCCACGAGAATGCGGCATTGCAACCTATACCTATGATTTAAAAAAAGCTCTTAAAACACAATTCGAGGATAGTTTTGATATAAAAATATGTGCTTTAAAATCGAGCTCCGATATCCATGAGTATACAAACGAAGACATAGATTTAATATTAAATCCCGAAAGTTCTCAGTCTCTTATTACCGTTGCTAATAAAATTAACACTGACAAGGATATGGAAATGGTTATGATCCAGCATGAATTCGGATTGTTTCATAAGAATGAAGAAGGCTTTTTAAATTTTCTTAAAGCGATACATAAACCCATCTCTTTATCTTTTCATACCGTATTGCCAAACCCTAATAAAGACTTAGAAAAAAATGTAAAAGATTTAGTGTCTACAGCTAAAGTGGTGACGGTTATGACAAAATCTTCAGCAGATTTACTTATCGATACCTACGGCATCAACCCAAACAAAATAGAAATTATATCTCACGGAACGCATTTGGTAAAACATCAGGATAAATCCCTTTTAAAAGAGAAGTATCGTGTATCACATAGAAAAGTGATTTCCACATTCGGCTTTCTAGGTCCTGGTAAAAATATAGAAACCACTTTAAATGCATTGCCTGATATTATAAAAGAACATCCTGAAATTATTTTCCTAATAGTTGGAAAAACCCATCCCACTCTTTTTAATGAGCAAGGGGATGCGTATATGCATTTTTTAAAGCAAAAGGTGAATGAATTAAACTTAAAAGACCACGTACAGTTTGTAAACAAGTTTGTACCACTGGCCGAATTACTAGAATATTTACAACTTTCAGACTGTTATGTATTTACCTCAAACGACCCCAATCAAGCCGTTAGTGGCACATTTTCTTATGCCGTAAGTTGTGGCTGCCCTATTGTGTCCACACCTATCCCGCATGCTAAAGAAGTTTTAAATGATGGAAATGGTTTATTGTTCGACTTTGGAGATTCTAAACAGTTGGCGACTCAAGTGAATGGTTTACTAAATAATGACGAACTGAGACAACATATGAGAATGAAAGGCTTGCACGCCTCTTCCGCTACATCATGGGAAAATGCTGCAATATTACATGCCCAGGTTTTTTCAAAACATATAGAGAAACCTATAAAACTGAGATATAAAAAACCGCAAATAAATATTAATCACTTATTAAACATGACTACGGATGTTGGTATTATCCAATTTTCGAACATCAATACACCAGATATTGAATCAGGTTACACTTTAGATGATAATGCCAGAGCGCTTATAGCGGCCTGTGAGAACTATAAATTATCGCAAAATCCAACAGACACAGAGTTGGTAAGAAAATATGTAAATTTCATTTTGAAATGTCAACGTGATAATTGCCTCTTCTTAAATTATGTGGATAAAGACAAAAAATTTACAAATCAAAATAATGAAGTAAACCTAGAAGATGCTAACGGTAGAGCCATTTGGGCTTTAGGTTATACATATTATTTAATGGAAGAAGGAAGTGATTTGGATATCACTTTACTTCAAAATATTAAATACGCTATTAACCAGTTTAACTTAAAAATACAGCATTTTAATTCGCCACGTGCCCTCGCTTTTACCATAAAAGGATTGTATTATTTTAACTTAAAAATGGATGATAAAAAAATCACCGAGATAATAAATGAGGCAGCAAATAAACTTGTAGAACTTTATAATTTTCATTCAGATATAGATTGGAATTGGTATGAACCTTACCTAACTTATGCAAATAGTGTGTTACCTGAAGCTCTTTTATTCGCTTGGAAAGCTACAGGAGACTTAAGATTTAAACATATCGCAAAAGACACATTTGACTTTTTGATTTCTAAAATTTTCATAAAAAATTCTATCAGAGTGATTTCAAATCAAAGTTGGTTGATTAAAGGATTAGAAGAAAAAACAGTTCAAACTGGAGGCGAGCAACCTATTGATGTTGCTTACACCATATTAGCCTTAAAGGAGTTTAATACTATATTTCCTATGGAAGATTATGAGGACAAAATGGAACTGGCTTTTAGTTGGTTCCTAGGAAACAACCATTTAAAACAAATTATTTATAATCCTTGTACAGGAGGCTGTCACGATGGCTTAGAAACACAAAACGTAAATTTAAATCAAGGTTCAGAATCTACTATTAGTTATTTATTAGCACGTTTTGCTTTTGAAAATTTATAG
- a CDS encoding SDR family oxidoreductase, producing the protein MMKHKEFPEQEQPQPGKAHNMTPEPVLIRDNYKGSGKLEDKVALITGGDSGIGASAALHFAKEGANIVIVYLEETKDAEAIQAEVEKMGRKCLLIKTDLTQEEYCNHCVQACIEVYGQLNIVVNNAAMQFPKDSLLDISKNQLHKTFETNIYPYFYLTKAALNYLTAGDTIINTSSVTAYRGSEHLVDYASTKGAIVGFTRSLSAQLAPKNIRVNGVAPGPIWTPLIPSSFDDVSDFGQDTPLARAGQPSEVGPAYVFLASEDSSYITGQFIHVNGGEIIGG; encoded by the coding sequence ATTATGAAACATAAAGAATTTCCAGAACAGGAACAACCGCAACCAGGGAAAGCACATAACATGACTCCAGAACCTGTACTTATACGCGACAATTATAAAGGTTCAGGAAAATTAGAAGATAAAGTTGCCTTGATTACTGGTGGCGATAGTGGAATAGGGGCTAGCGCCGCATTGCACTTTGCAAAAGAGGGCGCTAATATTGTTATTGTTTATTTAGAAGAAACTAAAGACGCAGAAGCTATACAAGCAGAAGTTGAGAAAATGGGCAGAAAGTGTTTACTTATTAAAACCGATTTAACCCAAGAAGAGTATTGTAATCATTGTGTTCAGGCTTGTATAGAAGTGTATGGTCAATTAAACATTGTGGTTAATAATGCGGCCATGCAATTTCCTAAAGATTCTTTATTGGATATATCCAAAAATCAATTACATAAAACATTCGAGACTAACATTTATCCCTATTTTTATTTAACAAAAGCCGCTTTAAACTACTTAACAGCAGGAGATACTATTATAAATACCAGTTCGGTTACAGCATATAGAGGTAGCGAACATTTAGTGGATTACGCCAGTACTAAAGGAGCTATAGTAGGTTTTACAAGATCGTTGTCTGCACAATTGGCTCCTAAAAACATCCGTGTTAATGGTGTGGCTCCTGGCCCCATTTGGACACCTTTAATCCCGTCGAGTTTTGATGATGTTTCTGATTTTGGACAAGATACGCCTTTAGCCAGAGCCGGACAACCGAGTGAAGTAGGTCCTGCTTACGTTTTTTTAGCTAGCGAAGATAGCAGTTACATTACCGGACAATTTATCCATGTTAATGGGGGTGAAATTATTGGTGGTTAA
- a CDS encoding TlpA disulfide reductase family protein, protein MFKKIALLGLVALAFSCAKEKDGFTINASFNDGVNGKAIKLLKAEGQKQIVIDSTVITDGKALLEGAVTAPDLYFIQIEAVRSNIPVILENTDMTVAINTDSIFNTRVQGSKENDAFNSYQEYMIELQKKNQELSLQFRTAQQTKDSLLAVDIQNKYKAMVDENQTHDIEFMKANKDALVSILVLERHLGNKNISFETKKEIYDNFTPRIKDTRVGKTVGDAIKAESATAIGSVVENFSAPNPEGKTIALNDIKGKVTIIDFWAAWCGPCRRENPNLVKVYNQYHDKGLEILGVSLDGTPKQKDAKAEWIAAIEKDGLAWHQVSNLDYFNDPIAKQFNIRAIPATYVLDADGKIIASGLRGQALEQKIAELLN, encoded by the coding sequence ATGTTTAAAAAGATTGCTCTACTAGGATTAGTAGCTTTAGCATTTTCTTGTGCTAAAGAAAAAGATGGATTTACAATTAACGCATCCTTTAATGATGGCGTAAATGGTAAAGCCATAAAATTATTAAAAGCGGAAGGACAAAAACAAATCGTAATTGATTCTACTGTTATCACAGATGGTAAAGCCCTTTTAGAAGGTGCGGTTACTGCTCCCGATTTATACTTTATTCAAATAGAAGCTGTACGTAGTAATATTCCTGTAATTTTAGAAAATACAGACATGACTGTCGCTATTAATACGGATAGTATATTTAATACACGTGTTCAAGGTAGTAAAGAAAATGATGCCTTTAATAGCTATCAAGAATATATGATTGAATTACAAAAGAAGAATCAAGAGTTAAGTTTACAGTTTAGAACAGCACAACAAACTAAAGATTCTCTGTTAGCTGTAGATATTCAAAATAAATACAAAGCCATGGTTGATGAAAATCAAACACATGATATTGAATTTATGAAAGCTAATAAAGATGCATTAGTATCGATTTTAGTTTTAGAACGCCACTTAGGAAATAAAAACATTTCTTTTGAAACTAAAAAAGAGATTTACGATAACTTTACACCTAGAATTAAAGACACCCGTGTGGGTAAAACTGTAGGTGATGCAATTAAAGCTGAGTCTGCAACTGCTATTGGTAGTGTGGTTGAAAACTTCTCTGCTCCTAACCCAGAAGGCAAAACAATTGCATTAAACGACATTAAAGGTAAAGTAACTATTATTGATTTTTGGGCAGCTTGGTGCGGACCATGTAGACGAGAAAACCCAAATCTTGTTAAAGTTTATAACCAATACCACGATAAAGGTTTAGAAATATTAGGAGTGTCTTTAGACGGTACACCAAAGCAAAAAGATGCTAAAGCCGAGTGGATTGCCGCTATTGAAAAAGATGGTTTAGCTTGGCATCAGGTATCTAACTTAGATTATTTTAACGATCCTATCGCTAAACAATTTAACATCCGTGCAATTCCTGCTACTTACGTCTTAGATGCTGACGGAAAAATTATTGCTTCTGGTTTAAGAGGTCAAGCTCTAGAACAAAAGATAGCCGAATTATTAAATTAA